In Oryza sativa Japonica Group chromosome 2, ASM3414082v1, the following are encoded in one genomic region:
- the LOC4328618 gene encoding fumarylacetoacetase-like, whose product MAEGSRSPLRSFVEVAPGSHFPIQNLPFGVFRRRGSPEPEPPRPAVAIGDFALDLAAVSDAGLFHGPLLSASPCFRQETLNMFLGMGRPAWKEARATLQKILSADEPVLRDNEALKKKCLVPMSDTEMLLPITVGDYTDFFCSVHHARNCGFIFRGPQTPVNPNWFQLPVGYHGRASSVIVSGTDIIRPKGQGHPTGDSRPYFGPSKKLDFELEMAAIVGPGNELGKPIDINDAEEHIFGLMIMNDWSARDIQAWETIPLGPFLGKSFSTTVSPWIVTMDALKPFTCEAPKQEPEPLPYLAEKNHVNYDIPLEVWIKPKEQSEPSMVAKSNFKHLYWTLTQQLAHHTVNGCNLRPGDMFATGTLSGPETESLGCLLELTWNGQKEISVGNSTRKFLEDGDEVILTACCKGEGYNVGFGTCTGKVLPALP is encoded by the exons ATGGCGGAGGGGTCGCGGTCGCCGCTGAGGTCGTTCGTGGAGGTGGCGCCGGGGTCGCACTTCCCCATCCAGAACCTCCCCTTCGGGGTCTTCCGCCGCAGGGgctcgccggagccggagccgccgcgcccgGCCGTCGCCATCGGGGACTTCGcgctcgacctcgccgccgtctccgacgCGGGCCTCTTCCACGGGcccctcctctccgcctccccctgcttCCGCCAG GAAACGCTCAACATGTTCCTGGGGATGGGGCGTCCGGCCTGGAAGGAGGCGCGCGCCACGCTGCAGAAGATCCTCTCAG CTGATGAGCCGGTTTTGCGTGACAACGAGGCCTTGAAGAAGAAGTGCCTTGTTCCCATG AGCGACACAGAGATGCTTCTGCCAATCACGGTAGGAGACTACACCGACTTCTTTTGTTCTGTGCACCATGCAAGGAATTGTGGGTTCATCTTCCGTGGGCCACAGACCCCAGTCAACCCAAATTG GTTTCAGCTTCCAGTAGGTTATCATGGTCGTGCATCCTCTGTGATTGTATCTGGAACAGACATCATTCGACCCAA AGGGCAAGGCCATCCAACAGGAGATTCTCGACCTTATTTTGGTCCTTCTAAGAAGCTTGATTTTGAACTTGAGATG GCAGCCATTGTTGGACCAGGGAATGAATTGGGAAAACCTATCGATATTAATGATGCTGAAGAACATATCTTTGGCCTAATGATAATGAATGATTGGAGTG CCAGAGATATCCAAGCTTGGGAAACTATACCTCTTGGACCTTTCCTTGGGAAAAGTTTCA GTACCACAGTATCACCCTGGATCGTTACTATGGATGCCCTAAAGCCTTTCACCTGTGAAGCTCCTAAGCAG GAACCTGAACCTTTGCCTTACTTAGCTGAAAAGAACCACGTAAACTACGATATTCCTCTTGAG GTCTGGATTAAGCCCAAGGAGCAAAGTGAACCATCAATGGTTGCAAAGAGTAACTTCAAGCATCT GTATTGGACTTTAACACAGCAACTAGCACACCACACTGTTAATGGATGCAATCTGAGACCAGGGGATATGTTTGCAACTGGCACACTAAGCGGACCT GAGACAGAATCTTTGGGATGTTTGCTGGAGCTAACATGGAATGGGCAGAAGGAGATATCAGTTGGAAACTCGACCCGCAAGTTCCTAGAAGATGGGGATGAGGTCATCTTGACAGCTTGTTGCAAG GGTGAAGGCTACAATGTCGGATTCGGAACCTGCACTGGGAAGGTTCTGCCTGCACTTCCATGA
- the LOC4328617 gene encoding exopolygalacturonase: MVSSTRRTTSSLSATTAAAIAAAAAALMVSVAFATAQYTPATPAAPGAAAAGAAAGATPAAPYTPATPGAAGAAPSVPAGPLDIAQLGAKGDGTSDSTAFVLQAWKNACNATGTQKIVIPPGNYLTGALNLKGPCTSSIILRLDGNLLGTGDLNAYKTNWIEVEHVDNFAINGHGIIDGQGPLVWTHNQCNKNYNCKILPNSLVIDYSTNVTVRGITLKNSKFFHLNIYESKNVVIDKVTITSPGDSPNTDGIHVGDSTNITISSTTIAAGDDCISIGPGTKMVRVNGVRCGPGHGISVGSLGRYKDEKDVEDIIVTNCTIKGTTNGLRIKSYEDSKSQLRATKFLYDGITMDNVSYPIIIDQKYCPNNICSASGTSKVAVTDIVFKNIVGTSATPEAVTLNCANNLPCQGIQLHNVDLKYAGQGNTTLSVCKNVAGKSSNVAKELACV; encoded by the exons ATGGTTTCCTCCACGAGAAGGACGACCTCGTCTCtatccgccaccaccgccgccgccatcgcggcggcggcggcggcgctgatgGTGTCCGTGGCGTTCGCCACAGCGCAGTACACGCCGGCCACGCCGGCAGCGCCGGGGGCTGcagcggcgggtgcggcggcgggggcgacgccggcggcgccgtacACGCCGGCCACGccgggggcggcgggggcggcgccgtcGGTGCCGGCGGGGCCGCTGGACATCGCGCAGCTGGGGGCGAAGGGCGACGGGACGAGCGACAGCACGGCGTTCGTGCTGCAGGCGTGGAAGAACGCGTGCAACGCGACGGGGACGCAGAAGATCGTGATCCCGCCGGGGAACTACCTCACCGGCGCGCTCAACCTCAAGGGGCCGTGCACCAGCAGCATCATCCTCCGCCTCGACGGCAACCTCCTCGGCACCGGCGACCTCAACGCCTACAAGACCAACTGGATCGAGGTGGAGCACGTCGACAACTTCGCCATCAACGGCCACGGCATCATCGACGGCCAGGGCCCCCTCGTCTGGACCCACAACCAGTGCAACAAGAACTACAACTGCAAGATCCTCCCCAAT agctTGGTGATCGACTACTCGACGAACGTGACAGTGAGGGGGATAACGCTGAAGAACAGCAAGTTCTTCCACCTCAACATATACGAGAGCAAGAACGTGGTGATCGACAAGGTGACCATCACGTCGCCGGGGGACAGCCCAAACACGGACGGCATCCACGTCGGCGACTCCACCAACATCACCATCAGctccaccaccatcgccgccggcgacgactgcATCTCCATCGGCCCCGGCACCAAGATGGTCCGCGTCAACGGCGTCCGCTGTGGCCCCGGTCACGGCATCTCCGTCGGCAGCCTCGGCcg GTACAAGGACGAGAAGGACGTGGAGGACATCATCGTCACCAACTGCACGATAAAGGGCACCACGAACGGCCTCCGGATCAAGTCGTACGAGGACTCCAAGTCGCAGCTGAGGGCGACCAAGTTCCTGTACGACGGCATCACCATGGACAACGTGAGCTACCCGATCATCATCGACCAGAAGTACTGCCCCAACAACATCTGCTCCGCGTCCGGCACGTCCAAGGTCGCCGTCACCGACATCGTCTTCAAGAACATCGTCGGCACGTCGGCGACGCCCGAGGCCGTCACGCTCAACTGCGCCAACAACCTGCCGTGCCAGGGCATCCAGCTGCACAACGTCGACCTCAAGTACGCCGGCCAAGGGAACACCACCCTCTCCGTCTGCAAGAACGTCGCCGGCAAGTCCAGCAACGTCGCCAAGGAGCTCGCCTGCGTCTGA